Proteins from a single region of Phycisphaeraceae bacterium D3-23:
- the rmuC gene encoding DNA recombination protein RmuC produces the protein MPDTLPLLTLALVLVAIVLQVVVLLRQKSGENRAQAEQLDRIEQQGGRTPQLLRDEADRSRKDHTDAADKLRAQLAEADRAGRAEHAKTAKQQRDELAQKFEAFATIINRDIKTLGEQQHKRLADVTEQVGKLTEASDKKADTLRLAVEKKLDQLQKSNDDKLEKMRETVDEKLQTTLDKRLGESFKIVSERLEKVQRGLGEMQELATGVGDLKRVMTNVKTRGTWGEVLLGNLLEQVLTPEQYEKNCKVRPRSDNLVEFAVKLPGPDEDADSFVYLPIDSKFPKEPYERIVAAADHADVDALERAQKELESAALKCARDIRDKYVAPPHTTDFAILFVPTEGLYAELLRRPGLVEKLQRDCRVNLAGPTTLMALLNSLQMGFKTLAIQKRSGEVWKLLGGVKTEFGRFEQWIDAVQKKLHSATKEMDKAAVRTRQMTRKLSKVQELPTGESVTLLGIDSEDDAAVGIDGEAQ, from the coding sequence ATGCCCGACACGCTCCCACTCCTCACGCTCGCCTTGGTCCTGGTGGCGATCGTGCTGCAGGTGGTCGTGCTGCTGCGCCAGAAAAGCGGGGAGAACCGCGCTCAAGCCGAGCAGCTCGACCGCATCGAGCAGCAGGGCGGCCGCACCCCCCAGCTCCTACGCGACGAGGCCGACCGTTCACGCAAAGACCACACCGACGCGGCCGACAAACTCCGTGCCCAGCTCGCCGAGGCCGACCGCGCCGGCCGCGCCGAACACGCCAAGACCGCCAAACAGCAGCGCGATGAGCTCGCGCAGAAGTTCGAGGCCTTCGCCACTATCATCAACCGCGATATCAAGACGCTCGGCGAACAGCAGCACAAACGCCTCGCCGACGTCACCGAGCAGGTCGGCAAGCTCACCGAAGCCAGCGACAAGAAGGCCGACACGCTGCGTCTCGCCGTCGAGAAGAAGCTCGACCAGCTACAGAAGTCCAACGACGACAAGCTCGAAAAGATGCGCGAGACCGTCGATGAAAAACTCCAGACCACGCTCGACAAACGCCTGGGCGAGTCGTTCAAGATCGTCAGCGAACGCCTCGAAAAAGTCCAGCGCGGCCTGGGCGAGATGCAGGAACTCGCCACAGGTGTCGGCGACCTCAAGCGCGTCATGACCAACGTCAAGACCCGCGGCACGTGGGGCGAAGTCCTCCTGGGGAACCTGCTCGAACAGGTGCTCACCCCCGAGCAGTACGAGAAGAACTGCAAGGTCCGCCCGCGCTCCGACAACCTCGTCGAGTTCGCCGTCAAGCTGCCGGGGCCCGACGAAGACGCCGACAGTTTTGTCTACCTGCCGATCGACTCGAAGTTTCCCAAAGAGCCCTACGAGCGCATCGTCGCCGCCGCCGACCACGCCGATGTCGATGCGTTGGAGCGTGCGCAGAAAGAGCTCGAATCCGCCGCGCTCAAGTGCGCCCGTGACATCCGCGACAAGTACGTCGCCCCGCCGCACACGACGGACTTCGCGATCCTATTCGTCCCGACCGAGGGGCTCTACGCGGAGCTGCTGCGCCGGCCGGGGCTGGTCGAAAAGCTCCAACGCGACTGCCGCGTCAACCTCGCCGGGCCAACCACGCTGATGGCGCTGCTCAACTCGCTGCAGATGGGCTTCAAAACCCTCGCCATCCAGAAACGCTCGGGCGAGGTCTGGAAGCTGCTGGGCGGTGTCAAGACCGAGTTCGGCCGATTCGAGCAGTGGATCGACGCCGTGCAGAAAAAACTCCACAGCGCGACCAAAGAGATGGACAAGGCCGCCGTCCGCACCCGCCAGATGACGCGGAAGCTGTCGAAGGTGCAGGAACTGCCGACGGGCGAGTCGGTGACACTGCTGGGGATCGATAGCGAAGACGACGCGGCCGTGGGTATTGACGGGGAGGCCCAATGA